The following are encoded together in the Salvia hispanica cultivar TCC Black 2014 chromosome 6, UniMelb_Shisp_WGS_1.0, whole genome shotgun sequence genome:
- the LOC125193623 gene encoding transmembrane 9 superfamily member 1 has protein sequence MLSSVRSFAVLIIVFASVASPVFGKFKANDPVTLWVNKVGPYNNPQETYNYYSLPFCHPSKNGGAHKWGGLGEVLGGNELIDSQIDIKFKKDVDKTVICEIELDAAKVKQFKDAIDNSYWFEFFMDDLPLWGFIGEVLPDRNRDNKHVLFTHKSLVINYNGNQIIHVNLTQENPKPLEEGRTLDMTYSVKWTPTNTTFARRFDVYLDYPFFEHQIHWFSVFNSFMMVIFLTGLVSMILMRTLRNDYAKYAREDDDLETLERDVSEESGWKLVHGDVFRPPQNLALLTAVVGTGAQLATLVLLVIILAIVGMLYIGRGAIVTTFIVCYAFTSFIAGYVSGGMYSRHGGKKWITSMILTASLFPFLCFGIGFIINTVAIFYGSLAAIPFGTMVVVFVIWAFISFPLALLGTVVGRNWSGAPNNPCRVKTIPRPIPEKKWYLTPSIISLMGGLLPFGSIFIEMYFVFTSFWNYKVYYVYGFMLLVFVILIIVTVCVTIVGTYFLLNAENYHWQWTSFFSAASTALYVYFYSIYYYHVKTKMSGFFQTSFYFGYTLMFCLGLGILCGAVGYLGSNLFVRRIYRNIKCD, from the exons ATGCTGTCATCTGTCCGATCGTTCGCCGTTCTCATCATCGTCTTCGCGTCCGTAGCCTCTCCTGTTTTCGGCAAG TTCAAAGCTAATGATCCCGTCACTCTATGGGTGAACAAGGTTGGCCCATATAACAACCCCCAGGAGACCTATAACTATTATAGCCTCCCGTTTTGCCATCCATCCAAGAATGGTGGTGCTCACAAGTGGGGTGGGCTTGGCGAGGTTCTTGGAGGGAATGAACTTATCGATAGCCAAATCGACATAAAGTTTAAGA AGGACGTCGACAAGACTGTAATCTGTGAAATTGAACTAGATGCAGCAAAAGTTAAACAGTTCAAGGATGCCATTGACAATTCTTACTGGTTTGAGTTTTTTATGG ATGATCTGCCATTGTGGG GTTTTATTGGTGAGGTTCTTCCTGATAGGAATCGTGATAACAAGCATGTGCTCTTTACACACAAAAGTCTAGTAATTAACTACAATGGGAATCAG ATTATTCATGTCAATCTCACTCAAGAAAATCCTAAGCCACTTGAAGAGGGGAGAACACTGGATATGACTTACTCTGTCAAATGGACTCCAACTAACACCACATTTGCACGCCGTTTTGATGTATATCTGGATTACCCATTTTTTGAGCACCAG ATCCATTGGTTTTCTGTCTTCAATTCTTTCATGATGGTGATTTTCCTCACTGGCTTGgtgtctatgatattaatgcGCACACTTCGCAACGATTATGCAAAATATGCTCGGGAAGATGATGATCTAGAGACTCTG gAACGAGATGTAAGTGAAGAATCTGGTTGGAAACTTGTCCATGGTGATGTTTTTCGGCCTCCCCAAAATTTGGCTCTACTCACTGCTGTTGTTGGCACTGGTGCTCAACTAGCAACGCTGGTTCTGCTTGTCATCATTTTAGCTATTGTTGGAATGTTGTACATAGG GAGAGGAGCTATTGTAACTACCTTTATTGTGTGCTATGCTTTTACCTCATTTATAGCTGGTTATGTGAGCGGTGGCATGTATTCACGTCATGGGG GTAAGAAGTGGATAACATCAATGATCCTCACGGCATCCCTTTTCCCATTCTTGTGTTTTGGGATTGGGTTCATCATAAACACAGTTGCCATATTTTATGGGTCTCTAGCTGCCATTCCCTTTGGTACCATGGTGGTTGTTTTTGTGATATGGGCTTTTATTTCTTTCCCCTTGGCTCTTCTTGGCACTGTTGTTGGAAGAAACTGGAGTGGTGCGCCAAACAATCCTTGCCGAGTCAAGACCATTCCTCGTCCAATTCCTGAGAAGAAATGGTATTTGACCCCATCAATTATCTCTCTCATGGGAGGTCTACTCCCTTTTGGAAGCATTTTTATCGAAATGTATTTCGTCTTCACTTCCTTCTGGAATTACAAG GTTTACTATGTCTACGGCTTCATGCTTCTTGTCTTTGTAATTCTGATCATTGTCACCGTTTGTGTGACGATTGTGGGAACATATTTCTTACTGAATGCCGAAAACTACCACTGGCAATGGACTTCGTTCTTCTCTGCAGCTTCCACCGCTCTATATGTATACTTCTATTctatatactactatcatGTCAAGACTAAGATGTCAGGCTTCTTCCAGACCAGCTTTTATTTTGGATACACTCTGATGTTCTGTCTCGGTCTGGGAATCCTCTGCG GTGCCGTTGGATATCTGGGCTCCAACTTGTTTGTGAGGAGAATTTACAGGAATATCAAATGTGATTAA
- the LOC125193624 gene encoding protein NRT1/ PTR FAMILY 5.10-like isoform X2: MSQNDVVNGMADYSGRPAKRSHSGFWRSASYIMGAGAAERFAYFGVGTNLISYLTGELGQSTAAAAASINLWAGAGLLLPLLGALAAESFLGRYPTVVFSSLLYILALGLLTTSAFVDEQGSPSELDIGFFFVSLYLIALGQGAYKPCITAFGADQFDEQDPLELRSRSSFFNWWYFGLSAGPLVPLLALNYVQDNISWVIGFGIPCVSQVIALVVFLLGRKSYRYNIKRNEKSALNWGVVSPTIDAYSDEEDQVGLESIPHLKSLNKPLLVSGKMEEAKEMLTLIPLWAASLPFAIAISQSATLFTKQGITMDRSITPSVDLPAASLQYIIGLTIIILIPLYDRVLVPLARTLTGSPSGLTELERIGVGMLLCTLSLVVAALVEQKRLQTAIHHGLADIPGARVPMSFCWLIPQYILYGFMEVFAYIGLQELFYDRVPCSLKSVGLSIFLSIMGMGQILSSLLICLIEEITSKNGGNGWFSDNTNRAHLDYFYWLLASLNAIGFVAFLYFAKSFKNRSELVVIIVN; the protein is encoded by the exons ATGTCGCAAAACGACGTCGTAAACGGAATGGCGGATTATTCGGGCCGGCCCGCCAAACGGTCCCACTCGGGCTTCTGGCGCTCTGCTTCCTACATCATGG GGGCGGGGGCGGCGGAGAGGTTTGCGTATTTCGGGGTGGGTACGAATCTGATATCGTATCTTACCGGGGAGCTGGGGCAGTCCacggcggcagcggcggccaGCATTAATTTGTGGGCCGGCGCCGGTTTACTTCTCCCACTTTTGGGTGCTTTGGCGGCGGAGTCGTTTCTGGGCCGCTATCCCACCGTCGTGTTTTCTTCACTTCTCTATATATTG GCACTTGGATTGTTGACAACATCGGCTTTTGTTGATGAGCAAGGGTCACCTAGTGAGCTTGACATTGGGTTCTTTTTTGTGTCACTGTACCTAATTGCCCTTGGACAAGGGGCGTACAAACCTTGCATCACGGCATTTGGAGCCGATCAATTTGATGAACAAGATCCTCTCGAGCTAAGAAGTCGAAGCTCCTTCTTCAACTGGTGGTATTTTGGTCTTAGTGCAGGTCCACTAGTACCACTATTGGCCTTGAACTATGTTCAAGATAACATTAGTTGGGTGATTGGATTTGGAATCCCTTGCGTTTCTCAAGTGATCGCACTCGTAGTTTTCCTTCTGGGGAGGAAGTCCTATCGGTACAACATCAAGAGAAACGAGAAAAGTGCATTGAATTGGGGAGTTGTGTCTCCTACCATTGATGCTTATAGCGACGAAGAAGATCAAGTGGGGCTCGAATCGATCCCTCATCTTAA GTCTCTTAACAAGCCTTTATTAGTATCCGGAAAAATGGAAGAGGCGAAAGAGATGCTAACTCTAATTCCATTATGGGCGGCATCCTTGCCATTTGCCATTGCCATATCTCAATCCGCCACTCTATTCACCAAGCAAGGCATCACGATGGACCGGTCCATTACTCCAAGCGTTGACCTACCGGCCGCCTCACTTCAATACATAATCGGCCTCACCATCATCATTCTCATCCCCCTCTACGACCGGGTTCTGGTACCACTTGCTAGAACACTGACAGGATCTCCCTCCGGATTGACAGAGCTTGAGAGAATCGGGGTAGGTATGCTTctatgcactctttccttagTCGTTGCAGCTCTAGTCGAGCAAAAGCGGCTTCAAACTGCCATACACCACGGGCTAGCCGATATACCCGGGGCTAGGGTTCCCATGAGCTTCTGCTGGCTAATACCTCAATACATATTGTATGGTTTCATGGAAGTCTTTGCCTATATAGGATTGCAAGAGCTTTTCTATGATCGTGTGCCTTGTAGCTTGAAATCGGTTGGTCTCTCAATATTTCTAAGTATAATGGGGATGGGGCAGATCTTGAGTAGCTTGCTTATATGCTTGATTGAGGAGATTACTAGTAAAAATGGTGGAAATGGGTGGTTCTCGGATAATACAAATCGAGCTCACCTAGATTACTTTTATTGGTTGCTTGCTAGCCTTAATGCAATAGGTTTTGTAGCATTCTTGTATTTTGCAAAGTCTTTCAAAAATAGATCTGAGCTTGTTGTTATCATTGTAAATTAG
- the LOC125193625 gene encoding probable xyloglucan endotransglucosylase/hydrolase protein 33: protein MSPSSSSSTQVQTNTADMLEEAVAYVKHLQKEIQLPNFDAFPHNHDENEKRREWVLQTNMYGNGSVKTGREEKFYQWFDPTQGFDDYSILWNNHHIVFLVDNIPVREVIHSNAISPAYPSKPMSVYATIWDGSQWATRAGKYPLDYKYASMGGIQMEGCILKQPVELRPH, encoded by the exons ATGTCGCcgtcttcgtcttcttctACTCAAGTG CAAACAAACACCGCCGACATGTTAGAAGAAGCTGTAGCTTATGTCAAGCATCTGCAGAAAGAGATCCAG CTACCAAATTTTGATGCTTTTCCTCACAACcatgatgagaatgagaagaGAAGGGAATGGGTGCTGCAGACCAACATGTACGGAAACGGAAGCGTGAAGACAGGAAGGGAAGAGAAGTTTTACCAGTGGTTCGATCCAACACAGGGTTTCGACGACTACAGCATTCTCTGGAACAATCACCATATAGT GTTTCTGGTGGACAACATACCCGTAAGAGAAGTCATTCACAGTAATGCCATATCCCCTGCTTATCCATCAAAGCCTATGTCAGTTTATGCGACTATCTGGGATGGCTCGCAGTGGGCAACTCGAGCCGGAAAATATCCTCTTGATTACAAATATGCGTCAATGGGAGGGATTCAGATGGAGGGCTGCATCTTGAAGCAGCCTGTCGAGCTTAGACCCCATTAG
- the LOC125197245 gene encoding RING-H2 finger protein ATL48-like: MGAVNSELEDLFQDKKRARNPLVPIGAFMTAGVLAAGLISFRQGNSHLGQKLMRARVVVQGATVALMVGTASYYGDKF, from the exons ATGGGTGCTGTCAATTCGGAGTTGGAAGACTTATTTCAGGACAAAAAGCGAGCGAGAAATCCCCTTGTCCCCATTG GCGCTTTCATGACGGCTGGAGTGCTGGCGGCCGGTTTAATCAGTTTCAGGCAAGGGAACTCTCATTTAGGTCAAAAGTTAATGAGGGCTCGTGTGGTCGTACAAGGCGCTACAGTTGCACTCATGGTTGGTACAGCTTCCTACtatggtgacaaattttga
- the LOC125194742 gene encoding nucleolar protein 10-like: MDHGSWIMKSEKKPSQIKRKLPKVNRTLAARLLEAEEEQNDNKDADVAETQEKTGAKKGPKRKRGLTTEVLKDERFTSMFEDKDFEVDEFSKEYLALHPMPATTNKPSLLEEHFEALSEDDEQSISGTDVPSEDDLENLDGKSKRKSQVPRFYEVKDNRHAEAFWNDESLADEESLPMGERAARTKPQQGSKDAVKYGQGGSREISFKARSSAKAKEYDDIEEARPEKRRGVQSLKLPGGSGRGSRGRGGGFRGRGGGSRGRGGGSRGRGGGRGRSSRGRGH, from the exons ATGGATCATGGATCATGGATCATGAAGAGTGAGAAGAAGCCTTCTCAA ATCAAAAGGAAGCTGCCGAAAGTTAATAGGACTTTGGCAGCCCGACTTCTTGAAGCAGAGGAAGAGCAGAATGACAATAAGGATGCTGATGTTGCTGAAACTCAGGAAAAGACGGGTGCTAAGAAGGGACCAAAGAGGAAGAGAGGTCTCACCACAGAAGTTCTCAAGGATGAGCGGTTTACATCTATGTTCGAAGATAAG GACTTTGAGGTTGATGAATTCTCAAAAGAATACCTGGCTCTGCACCCTATGCCAGCAACGACAAATAAGCCATCTTTGCTCGAGGAGCATTTTGAGGCTCTTTCAGAAGATGATGAACAGAGTATCAGTGGTACTGATGTACCATCAGAAGACGACCTTGAAAATTTGGATGGAAAATCTAAGAGAAAATCACAAGTACCTAG ATTTTATGAAGTGAAGGACAACCGGCATGCAGAAGCATTCTGGAATGATGAGTCCCTTGCAGACGAGGAATCCCTTCCTATGGGTGAAAGAGCAGCTCGGACGAAACCACAGCAAGGTTCAAAGGATGCGGTCAAATATGGTCAGGGGGGATCCCGGGAAATCTCTTTCAAGGCCAGAAGCTCAGCAAAAGCCAAGGAGTATGACGATATTGAGGAGGCGCGTCCTGAAAAGAGGAGGGGTGTGCAATCACTGAAGTTACCCGGTGGCTCAGGTCGTGGATCTCGTGGTAGGGGTGGTGGCTTCCGCGGTAGAGGCGGTGGTTCTCGGGGTAGAGGTGGTGGTTCTCGTGGTAGGGGTGGAGGCCGTGGGAGGAGCAGCAGGGGAAGAGGGCATTGA
- the LOC125193624 gene encoding protein NRT1/ PTR FAMILY 5.10-like isoform X1, which yields MSQNDVVNGMADYSGRPAKRSHSGFWRSASYIMVAGAGAAERFAYFGVGTNLISYLTGELGQSTAAAAASINLWAGAGLLLPLLGALAAESFLGRYPTVVFSSLLYILALGLLTTSAFVDEQGSPSELDIGFFFVSLYLIALGQGAYKPCITAFGADQFDEQDPLELRSRSSFFNWWYFGLSAGPLVPLLALNYVQDNISWVIGFGIPCVSQVIALVVFLLGRKSYRYNIKRNEKSALNWGVVSPTIDAYSDEEDQVGLESIPHLKSLNKPLLVSGKMEEAKEMLTLIPLWAASLPFAIAISQSATLFTKQGITMDRSITPSVDLPAASLQYIIGLTIIILIPLYDRVLVPLARTLTGSPSGLTELERIGVGMLLCTLSLVVAALVEQKRLQTAIHHGLADIPGARVPMSFCWLIPQYILYGFMEVFAYIGLQELFYDRVPCSLKSVGLSIFLSIMGMGQILSSLLICLIEEITSKNGGNGWFSDNTNRAHLDYFYWLLASLNAIGFVAFLYFAKSFKNRSELVVIIVN from the exons ATGTCGCAAAACGACGTCGTAAACGGAATGGCGGATTATTCGGGCCGGCCCGCCAAACGGTCCCACTCGGGCTTCTGGCGCTCTGCTTCCTACATCATGG TTGCAGGGGCGGGGGCGGCGGAGAGGTTTGCGTATTTCGGGGTGGGTACGAATCTGATATCGTATCTTACCGGGGAGCTGGGGCAGTCCacggcggcagcggcggccaGCATTAATTTGTGGGCCGGCGCCGGTTTACTTCTCCCACTTTTGGGTGCTTTGGCGGCGGAGTCGTTTCTGGGCCGCTATCCCACCGTCGTGTTTTCTTCACTTCTCTATATATTG GCACTTGGATTGTTGACAACATCGGCTTTTGTTGATGAGCAAGGGTCACCTAGTGAGCTTGACATTGGGTTCTTTTTTGTGTCACTGTACCTAATTGCCCTTGGACAAGGGGCGTACAAACCTTGCATCACGGCATTTGGAGCCGATCAATTTGATGAACAAGATCCTCTCGAGCTAAGAAGTCGAAGCTCCTTCTTCAACTGGTGGTATTTTGGTCTTAGTGCAGGTCCACTAGTACCACTATTGGCCTTGAACTATGTTCAAGATAACATTAGTTGGGTGATTGGATTTGGAATCCCTTGCGTTTCTCAAGTGATCGCACTCGTAGTTTTCCTTCTGGGGAGGAAGTCCTATCGGTACAACATCAAGAGAAACGAGAAAAGTGCATTGAATTGGGGAGTTGTGTCTCCTACCATTGATGCTTATAGCGACGAAGAAGATCAAGTGGGGCTCGAATCGATCCCTCATCTTAA GTCTCTTAACAAGCCTTTATTAGTATCCGGAAAAATGGAAGAGGCGAAAGAGATGCTAACTCTAATTCCATTATGGGCGGCATCCTTGCCATTTGCCATTGCCATATCTCAATCCGCCACTCTATTCACCAAGCAAGGCATCACGATGGACCGGTCCATTACTCCAAGCGTTGACCTACCGGCCGCCTCACTTCAATACATAATCGGCCTCACCATCATCATTCTCATCCCCCTCTACGACCGGGTTCTGGTACCACTTGCTAGAACACTGACAGGATCTCCCTCCGGATTGACAGAGCTTGAGAGAATCGGGGTAGGTATGCTTctatgcactctttccttagTCGTTGCAGCTCTAGTCGAGCAAAAGCGGCTTCAAACTGCCATACACCACGGGCTAGCCGATATACCCGGGGCTAGGGTTCCCATGAGCTTCTGCTGGCTAATACCTCAATACATATTGTATGGTTTCATGGAAGTCTTTGCCTATATAGGATTGCAAGAGCTTTTCTATGATCGTGTGCCTTGTAGCTTGAAATCGGTTGGTCTCTCAATATTTCTAAGTATAATGGGGATGGGGCAGATCTTGAGTAGCTTGCTTATATGCTTGATTGAGGAGATTACTAGTAAAAATGGTGGAAATGGGTGGTTCTCGGATAATACAAATCGAGCTCACCTAGATTACTTTTATTGGTTGCTTGCTAGCCTTAATGCAATAGGTTTTGTAGCATTCTTGTATTTTGCAAAGTCTTTCAAAAATAGATCTGAGCTTGTTGTTATCATTGTAAATTAG